A window of the Parabacteroides merdae ATCC 43184 genome harbors these coding sequences:
- a CDS encoding AraC family transcriptional regulator, with the protein MKWTFENAKIKGRIVLTDSLHEDPDLLKDKTLYKFIWVDSGEVELDIDHQHVVLKKEQLVPLSHLHHLEFLRIEGKCYALMFNGNFYCIHGNDHEVSCNGLLFHGSSHVLTFVLSEDERRKIDTLTRIMQEEFLSTDHLQDEMLRVLLKRFIILCTRIAEDRQGAVRENSLQFETIRKFYVLVDTYFKEKKQVQEYADMLNKSPKTLANILSAYQQPSAIRIIHNRIQAEARRLLLYTAKSSKEIALMLGFEDQAAFSRFFKNAAGLSATEYRHQYKK; encoded by the coding sequence ATGAAATGGACATTTGAGAATGCGAAAATAAAGGGGCGGATCGTCTTGACCGATTCGCTCCATGAAGACCCGGATCTTCTGAAAGACAAAACGCTGTATAAATTTATATGGGTGGATTCCGGCGAAGTGGAGTTGGATATCGATCATCAGCATGTTGTTTTGAAGAAGGAACAGCTCGTTCCGCTTTCCCATTTGCATCATTTGGAGTTTCTGCGCATCGAAGGCAAATGCTATGCTTTGATGTTCAACGGCAATTTCTACTGTATACATGGCAACGATCATGAGGTCTCGTGCAACGGGTTGCTGTTTCACGGTTCATCGCATGTGCTGACTTTTGTCCTTTCGGAAGATGAACGGCGGAAGATCGACACGCTGACGAGGATCATGCAAGAGGAGTTTCTCAGTACCGATCACCTGCAAGACGAGATGCTCCGGGTATTGTTGAAACGGTTTATCATATTATGTACGCGAATAGCGGAAGATCGGCAGGGAGCTGTTCGGGAGAACAGCCTCCAGTTCGAGACGATCCGCAAATTCTATGTCCTGGTCGATACCTATTTTAAGGAGAAAAAACAGGTGCAGGAATATGCGGACATGCTGAACAAATCCCCGAAGACACTGGCAAATATCCTTTCCGCCTATCAGCAGCCTTCCGCCATCCGTATCATCCATAACCGCATTCAGGCAGAAGCCCGGCGTTTACTGCTTTATACGGCTAAAAGCTCTAAAGAGATCGCTTTGATGCTAGGATTCGAAGACCAGGCTGCGTTCAGCCGTTTCTTTAAGAACGCAGCCGGACTAAGCGCGACCGAATATCGCCACCAATATAAAAAATGA